One segment of Takifugu rubripes chromosome 5, fTakRub1.2, whole genome shotgun sequence DNA contains the following:
- the mrpl12 gene encoding large ribosomal subunit protein bL12m → MYCTRYCLRTAMRAAANIQRQHLQQQGPSLCAVRHLKTGQGCHSDAIAAPPLDGAPKQYSPKIQQLVNDIASLTLLEVSDLNELLKKTLNIQDVGMVPMAAAAPVAQVEEEEDVVPVKKEKTHFTVKLTELKAADKVKLIKEVKNCIQGLNLVQAKKLVESLPQEIRANVSKDEAEKLKAALEAAGGTVVLE, encoded by the exons ATGTACTGCACCAGGTACTGCCTCCGGACCGCCATGCGGGCCGCCGCCAACATCCAGCG gCAACATCTTCAACAGCAGGGCCCATCTTTGTGTGCTGTCCGACATCTGAAGACCGGTCAGGGTTGCCATTCTGACGCCATCGCCGCACCTCCTCTAGATGGAGCACCCAAACAGTACTCGCCTAAAATCCAGCAGCTAGTCAACGACATAGCCAGCCTCACTTTATTAGAGGTCTCGGACCTCAACGAGCTCCTCAAG AAAACTTTAAACATTCAGGATGTTGGGATGGTGCCgatggctgcagcagctcctgtcgCCCAG gtggaagaagaggaagatgtcGTACCggttaaaaaagagaaaactcaCTTTACGGTCAAGTTGACAGAGTTAAAGGCCGCTGACAAAGTGAAACTTATAAAGGAAGTGAAGAACTGCATCCAAGGCTTGAATCTAGTGCAG GCTAAGAAACTAGTGGAGTCTCTTCCCCAGGAAATCCGAGCGAATGTTTCCAAAGACGAGGCAGAGAAACTGAAAGCAGCCCTGGAGGCAGCAGGTGGCACTGTGGTTCTGGAGTAA